In Halorussus limi, a genomic segment contains:
- a CDS encoding ATP-binding protein → MAQFVDRDVELDQLTDCYESETADLVVIYGRRRLGKSELVRQSIADRDDAVYYQAVESTAQNQLEQFVDTTTAQFSSLRNVRRDWEALLEALGEEDAIVVIDEFPFLIEEDESLPSRIQRVWDMELQETGMTLVLVGSSISVMEDKVLSGSAPLYGRGTATIDLKPLSAADARQFFPEYDPETAITAWSIYGGTPYYLQTIDPEQSLGTNVQQSILSERGLLYSEPEFLLRTELRQPNTYFSILCALAHGRRTPNEIAGMAGVESGSLSTYLQKLRRLRLVERHIPVTESPMASQRGRYRIAAPLFRFWFRFVYGNQDQLRMLGDDAYDELVAPELADYVSPLFERLCQRALPKLIDRRFRDVGQWWFKEHELDVLGLTADGVVAGECKFTSRPVSEGVLTDLERTTTEVRWSGEPADGETLYVLFSRSGYTDDLEHVADKRDDVLLFDLSDVLSSLSNT, encoded by the coding sequence ATGGCTCAATTCGTTGATCGAGACGTCGAACTCGATCAACTCACAGACTGCTACGAGTCCGAGACCGCAGATCTGGTCGTGATTTACGGACGGCGTCGTCTCGGGAAGAGTGAGCTCGTTCGTCAGTCTATCGCTGACCGGGACGACGCCGTCTACTACCAAGCGGTCGAGTCAACGGCGCAGAACCAGCTCGAACAGTTCGTCGATACCACCACCGCACAGTTCTCCTCATTGCGGAACGTCCGCCGTGATTGGGAGGCCCTTCTCGAAGCACTCGGTGAGGAAGACGCTATCGTCGTCATCGACGAGTTCCCCTTCCTCATCGAGGAGGACGAGTCGCTTCCCTCGCGGATTCAACGCGTCTGGGATATGGAGCTCCAAGAAACCGGGATGACGCTCGTTCTCGTCGGCTCCTCGATCAGCGTCATGGAGGACAAGGTACTCTCCGGAAGCGCACCGCTGTACGGTCGCGGGACGGCGACGATTGACCTCAAGCCCCTCTCCGCAGCTGATGCGCGCCAGTTCTTCCCGGAGTATGACCCCGAGACTGCCATCACCGCGTGGTCGATCTACGGCGGCACACCGTACTACCTGCAGACTATCGATCCAGAGCAGTCGCTGGGGACAAACGTTCAGCAATCGATCCTCTCGGAGCGCGGCCTCTTGTACTCAGAGCCGGAGTTCTTACTCCGGACCGAACTTCGGCAGCCGAACACGTACTTCAGCATTCTCTGCGCGCTCGCTCACGGGCGTCGGACCCCCAACGAGATCGCGGGCATGGCCGGCGTGGAGTCGGGATCGCTCAGCACGTACCTCCAGAAGCTTCGCCGGCTCCGCCTCGTCGAACGCCACATTCCCGTGACAGAATCGCCGATGGCCTCTCAGCGCGGCCGATATCGCATCGCCGCGCCGCTGTTCCGGTTTTGGTTCCGGTTCGTGTACGGGAATCAGGACCAACTTCGGATGCTCGGCGACGACGCCTACGACGAACTCGTTGCGCCCGAACTCGCGGATTACGTGAGTCCGTTGTTCGAACGCCTCTGCCAGCGAGCGCTCCCGAAACTCATCGACCGCCGATTCCGTGACGTCGGGCAATGGTGGTTCAAAGAACACGAACTAGATGTCCTCGGTCTCACCGCTGACGGAGTCGTCGCGGGCGAGTGTAAGTTCACCTCCCGGCCCGTTAGTGAAGGCGTTCTCACCGATCTCGAACGCACGACGACGGAGGTGCGCTGGTCAGGGGAGCCAGCAGACGGGGAGACGCTATACGTCCTGTTCAGCCGCTCCGGCTACACCGACGATCTCGAACACGTCGCTGACAAACGCGATGACGTCCTCCTCTTCGACCTCTCGGACGTCCTCTCATCACTATCAAATACGTAG
- a CDS encoding DUF7839 domain-containing protein has protein sequence MTKEMDASDGSGVLQSKRNATRYQILVQIAERQPAVSQQEIADDIGITSQAVSDYLRDLIEQGYVKKHGRGRYEVTKQGVDWLISQTDDLRDFVRHVSEDVIGQVEIETALATTAIDEGQTVSLSMRGGVLRATPGETADATAVAVTDAEKGQDVGVTDFEGVLDYDVGRVTVISVPQVQDGGSAEVDSATVSGHVETHDLLVTSGTEALAVVESTNHEPDVRFGTPLAVQEAATKGLDVLLLAVTSELSTHTDKLREQNISYEVVDAAE, from the coding sequence ATGACAAAAGAAATGGATGCGTCCGACGGCTCTGGCGTTCTACAGAGCAAGCGGAACGCCACTCGATATCAAATCTTGGTTCAGATCGCTGAACGTCAGCCAGCGGTGAGCCAGCAAGAAATCGCCGACGACATCGGCATCACCTCGCAGGCCGTGAGCGATTATCTCCGGGATCTGATCGAACAGGGGTACGTCAAAAAGCACGGCCGCGGACGATACGAGGTCACCAAGCAGGGCGTCGACTGGCTCATCTCGCAAACCGACGACCTCCGGGATTTCGTCCGTCACGTTTCGGAGGACGTAATCGGGCAGGTCGAAATCGAAACTGCGCTCGCGACGACGGCAATCGACGAAGGGCAGACGGTGTCGCTTTCGATGCGGGGCGGCGTTCTCCGAGCCACGCCGGGCGAAACCGCAGATGCAACCGCAGTTGCAGTTACGGACGCGGAGAAAGGACAGGACGTCGGCGTCACCGACTTCGAGGGCGTCCTTGACTACGACGTGGGGAGAGTGACTGTAATCTCGGTTCCGCAGGTTCAGGACGGAGGAAGCGCGGAGGTAGACTCCGCTACGGTTTCCGGCCACGTCGAAACCCACGACCTTCTGGTGACGTCTGGTACCGAAGCACTGGCCGTCGTCGAATCGACGAACCACGAGCCGGACGTTCGTTTCGGGACTCCGCTTGCGGTACAGGAAGCCGCCACGAAAGGACTGGACGTGCTGTTACTCGCCGTTACGAGCGAGCTTTCCACGCACACCGACAAACTCCGAGAGCAGAACATCAGTTACGAGGTAGTCGACGCGGCAGAGTAG
- the cbiT gene encoding precorrin-6Y C5,15-methyltransferase (decarboxylating) subunit CbiT: MARTVLPHDAKAGPTKPEVRAVLHSKLDLAPTDHFAEVGSCTGAVTIEAARRAERVTAIERKPERLEVSRKNLAANEVSADVTLREVEAPDGLPEDADALFIGGSRNYESVLDHAVEAGIDRVVMNVSRLEVAGAATEAFRERNLLDEVVQLQVSHGYQLAGATSFDSDNPVYMLVGSSNEVATDGGEPTGAKRSLSKRDGGKR; encoded by the coding sequence ATGGCGAGAACAGTACTTCCACACGATGCGAAGGCGGGCCCGACCAAACCCGAGGTTCGGGCGGTCCTTCACAGCAAACTCGACTTGGCGCCGACCGACCACTTCGCCGAGGTCGGTTCTTGCACCGGTGCGGTCACCATCGAGGCCGCCCGTCGCGCCGAGCGGGTCACTGCGATCGAACGGAAACCGGAACGGCTGGAGGTCAGTCGCAAGAACCTGGCAGCGAACGAAGTCTCTGCGGACGTCACGCTCCGTGAAGTGGAGGCCCCGGACGGACTGCCGGAGGACGCAGACGCGCTATTCATCGGCGGAAGCAGGAACTACGAGTCGGTCCTCGACCACGCTGTCGAAGCCGGTATCGACCGCGTCGTGATGAACGTCTCCAGACTCGAAGTCGCCGGTGCAGCGACCGAGGCGTTCCGCGAGCGCAACCTCCTCGACGAAGTCGTCCAGTTACAGGTGAGTCACGGGTACCAGTTGGCCGGTGCGACCAGCTTCGACTCTGACAACCCCGTCTACATGTTGGTCGGTAGTTCGAACGAAGTCGCGACAGACGGCGGTGAACCGACCGGCGCAAAACGAAGTCTCTCGAAACGAGACGGGGGAAAGCGATGA
- a CDS encoding tyrosine-type recombinase/integrase: MTKNADSQIETLREKIRNGERELDDANQEALLKFSNGLFLIPSQVGDQRHLKLLRHNVRMAEHAGSPVDALESEDAAKEIVRWIHRTYDNPETNRDYRVALKQFGRRVTDRNGDDPPESMAWIPSNTPSTYDPAPEPSDMLQWKEDVLPLIEATRNARDAALIAVAWDAGPRSGELRSLTLGDVTEYAHGYQITVRGKMGQRTVPLIPSVPFLQRWFADHPGADPDAPLWAKLTAPEAPSYNALRTAVKDAADRAGVSKPVTFTNLRKSSASHLASRGLNQAHIEDHHGWTRGSDVASRYVSVFADDTGREVARAHGLEISDAEEPESTAPVECPRCHQRTPREKDRCLHCRQPIDKESALREQQTCDWCGAAIANYSDHIPNCSAVHVSIEGK, translated from the coding sequence ATGACGAAAAACGCCGACAGCCAGATCGAGACGCTTCGAGAGAAGATTCGAAACGGGGAACGAGAGCTCGATGACGCTAATCAGGAGGCTCTGCTAAAGTTCAGTAACGGACTCTTCCTCATTCCGAGTCAAGTCGGGGATCAACGGCATCTCAAGCTACTCCGCCATAACGTGAGAATGGCCGAGCACGCTGGAAGTCCGGTCGATGCGCTCGAAAGCGAGGATGCTGCGAAAGAGATCGTTCGATGGATTCACCGCACGTACGATAACCCCGAGACTAACCGGGACTACCGAGTAGCGCTGAAGCAATTCGGGCGGCGCGTTACCGACCGAAACGGCGACGATCCGCCTGAATCGATGGCTTGGATTCCATCAAACACTCCGAGTACGTATGATCCGGCTCCTGAACCTAGTGATATGCTTCAGTGGAAGGAGGACGTACTTCCTCTGATCGAGGCGACGCGTAATGCTCGTGATGCAGCGCTGATTGCTGTGGCATGGGATGCTGGACCGCGGTCTGGGGAGCTTCGCAGTCTCACTCTCGGTGACGTGACGGAGTACGCACACGGCTATCAAATCACTGTCCGAGGAAAGATGGGACAGCGGACGGTCCCCCTGATTCCGAGCGTTCCCTTCCTCCAGCGGTGGTTCGCCGATCACCCGGGTGCTGATCCGGACGCACCCCTGTGGGCGAAATTGACCGCGCCAGAAGCACCCAGCTATAACGCCCTTCGAACCGCCGTGAAGGACGCGGCAGACCGGGCAGGAGTGAGTAAACCGGTGACGTTCACGAACCTCCGAAAGTCGAGTGCCTCCCACCTCGCCTCACGAGGACTTAATCAGGCACACATCGAGGACCATCATGGGTGGACTCGCGGAAGTGACGTTGCTTCCCGGTACGTTTCCGTCTTCGCTGACGACACCGGTCGAGAAGTCGCTCGTGCCCATGGGTTGGAGATCAGTGACGCGGAAGAGCCTGAGTCGACGGCTCCGGTCGAATGCCCGCGTTGTCATCAACGAACTCCACGCGAGAAGGATCGGTGTCTCCACTGCCGACAACCAATCGACAAAGAGTCAGCCCTACGGGAACAGCAAACGTGTGACTGGTGCGGAGCCGCAATAGCGAACTATTCCGACCATATTCCGAATTGTTCAGCGGTGCACGTGAGTATAGAAGGAAAGTAG